From Candidatus Binatia bacterium, a single genomic window includes:
- a CDS encoding DUF6582 domain-containing protein produces MAKLTKPARDRISATKFAFPKQRKEPLENASHVRNAAARFNQVTGVTEAERRAAWKRIQSAAKRYGVELEKSD; encoded by the coding sequence ATGGCAAAGCTAACCAAGCCAGCTCGTGATCGGATATCCGCCACCAAGTTCGCTTTCCCCAAGCAACGCAAGGAGCCGCTGGAAAATGCCTCTCACGTTCGCAACGCTGCTGCGCGCTTCAACCAGGTGACGGGCGTTACGGAAGCGGAACGTCGGGCGGCGTGGAAGCGCATACAGTCTGCCGCAAAACGATACGGAGTGGAACTTGAAAAGTCCGACTAA